A window from Drosophila subobscura isolate 14011-0131.10 chromosome O, UCBerk_Dsub_1.0, whole genome shotgun sequence encodes these proteins:
- the LOC117897223 gene encoding serine proteinase stubble isoform X2 → MCPKRHWLVNKATATAAEKGVKGVKGAAGAGSRRSGRRSLDQIVEVLVALILVNCLVATATAALITPPVLDTDADDADLSGFYRSPHRLEGYQQRSQNFKISPKPCSFGRVEGTCMFVWECIKSEGRHVGMCVDSFMFGSCCTHNYTDNIVLPQTAFSYTRPTKPLTLRPRPPPPAYKPMISGMTTIERPHGAGTLVIRPSGPHHQGTLARPHPPPYQSKPTTSSDLQSAASHPGFSSSSSSSSSPNSIWHTSTQQQQQQQQQQQQHQQNQQNHWQMTTEPSFITRPRPTNGWTKPGIVSLPMPGPRPSKPSKPTKKPIVYERPPPPPSSTTTSTTTTTIQTHPHDHHTQAQGPTRPQLSAGTSLATSSSYPTYSTSKGTTTTRRTTTPAPKTTTTTTTTTRRTTSTTTTRPYQRPTTDSNSSSSSSSSSSTTRSSTSTAKTPTTTRPHTSPSIISSSSSSSSSSQPTHRPILEATSSGGGSGGHGGHIETNEITDSSTHEGAATTTGVTALGHVKTISAARSECGIPTLARPETRIVGGKSAAFGRWPWQVSVRRTSFFGFSSTHRCGGALINENWIATAGHCVDDLLISQIRIRVGEYDFSHVQEQLPYIERGVAKKVVHPKYNFFTYEYDLALVKLEQPLEFAPHVSPICLPETESLLIGMNATVTGWGRLSEGGTLPSVLQEVSVPIVSNDNCKSMFLRAGRQEFIPDIFLCAGYETGGQDSCQGDSGGPLQAKSQDGRFFLAGIISWGIGCAEANLPGVCTRISKFVPWILEHVR, encoded by the exons ATGTGTCCCAAACGGCATTGGCTAGTCAAcaaagcaacggcaacggcagcggaaAAGGGAGTAAAGGGAGTAAAAGGAGCTGCGGGCGCAGGCTCCCGGCGTAGCGGACGGAGGAGTCTAGACCAAATAGTAGAAGTATTAGTAGCCTTAATCTTAGTCAATTGCCTTGtggcgacagcaacagcggccCTGATCACGCCACCCGTTCTGGACACGGATGCAGATGATGCTGATCTGTCCGGCTTCTATCGCAGCCCCCACCGACTGGAGGGCTATCAGCAGCGCAGTCAAAACTTCAAGATCAGCCCCAAGCCGTGCTCCTTTGGGCGTGTGGAGGGCACCTGCATGTTCGTGTGGGAGTGCATCAAGAGCGAGGGCCGGCATGTGGGCATGTGCGTGGACTCCTTCATGTTCGGCTCCTGCTGCACGCACAACTACACGGACAACATTGTCCTGCCGCAGACGGCCTTCTCCTACACGAGGCCCACCAAGCCGCTGACACTAAGGCCACGCCCGCCGCCGCCCGCCTACAAGCCGATGATTAG TGGCATGACCACCATTGAGCGTCCACATGGCGCTGGCACATTGGTGATTCGTCCTTCGGGTCCGCATCATCAGGGCACTTTGGCACGGCCACATCCGCCTCCCTATCAGAGCAAGCCCACAACGTCGTCGGATCTGCAGAGTGCCGCCTCGCACCCAGGCTTCAGTtcgagctcgagctcgagctcgagTCCAA ATAGCATTTGGCATACAtcaacccagcagcagcagcagcaacagcaacagcaacagcagcatcaacagaaTCAACAAAATCACTGGCAGATGACCACCGAGCCGAGCTTTATTACCAGGCCGCGACCCACCAACGGCTGGACGAAGCCCGGCATCGTCAGTCTGCCAATGCCCGGTCCACGTCCCTCGAAGCCATCGAAGCCCACAAAGAAACCGATTGTCTACGAGCgtccgccaccgccaccatcgTCCACGACGacatcgacgacgacgacgacgatccAGACACATCCCCATGACCACCATACACAAGCGCAGGGCCCCACCAGGCCGCAG CTGTCGGCGGGCACATCATTAGCTACATCGTCGTCCTACCCAACCTACTCCACGTCGAAGGGTACGACGACAACCAGGAGAACGACCACACCAGCACCgaaaacgacgacgacgacaacgacaacgacgaggagaaccaccagcaccaccacaacaaGGCCCTACCAAAGGCCCACcacagacagcaacagcagcagcagcagcagcagcagcagcagcacaacgaGAAGTTCGACAAGCACTGCCAAGACACCCACCACGACCAGGCCACATACGAGTCCAAGCAtcatctccagcagcagcagcagcagcagcagcagccagcccacGCATCGTCCCATACTGGAGGCCACATCAtctggcggtggcagcggtggtCACGGGGGCCACATTGAAACCAACGAGATAACGGACTCCTCCACACACGAGGgggcggcgacgacgacgggTGTGACGGCGCTGGGGCATGTGAAGACCATTTCGGCGGCACGCAGCG AATGCGGCATCCCGACACTGGCGAGGCCCGAGACTCGGATTGTGGGCGGCAAGAGTGCGGCCTTCGGTCGTTGGCCCTGGCAGGTGTCGGTGCGACGCACCTCCTTCTTTGGCTTCTCCAGCACCCATCGGTGCGGTGGCGCTTTGATCAACGAGAATTGGATAGCCACAGCTGGTCACTGTGTAGACGA CCTGCTCATCTCGCAGATACGCATCCGCGTGGGCGAATACGACTTCTCGCATGTGCAGGAACAGCTGCCCTACATAGAGCGCGGTGTGGCCAAGAAGGTGGTCCATCCGAAGTACAACTTCTTTACGTACGAGTACGATCTGGCGCTGGTCAAGCTGGAGCAGCCGCTCGAATTTGCTCCGCATGTCAGTCCCATTTGTCTGCCCGAGACGGAGAGCCTTCTAATTGGCATGAATGCCACGGTCACCGGCTGGGGTCGGCTCAGCGAGGGCGGCACCCTGCCCTCGGTACTCCAAGAG GTCTCTGTTCCTATTGTGAGCAACGACAATTGCAAGTCCATGTTTTTGCGCGCCGGACGACAGGAGTTCATTCCGGACATCTTCCTGTGTGCGGGCTACGAGACGGGCGGCCAGGACTCTTGTCAGGGCGACTCCGGTGGACCGCTGCAG GCCAAGTCACAGGATGGTCGCTTCTTTCTCGCCGGCATCATCTCGTGGGGCATTGGCTGCGCGGAGGCGAATCTGCCGGGTGTGTGCACGCGCATATCCAAGTTTGTGCCCTGGATACTGGAGCATGTCAGATGA
- the LOC117899800 gene encoding twist-related protein 1 isoform X1, with protein sequence MSRNQLPDSSSSPPISHMPFHNFDDDLINDLPSCIYAGQHQGGGNNGGGGAGGPGGSSGLRLNSNNLRHIQQHYMQHGGENLLDSSTNPMGVHQSNSATPLMCNSPSASSSGGNGGPGGATGAGGGGVGGGGSNPNYGSVGATAASSYKMQRQAANVRERKRIQRSAPTGYTKCSINSAFDELRVHVPTFPYEKRLSKIDTLRLAIAYISLLREVLQTDYDPLTYVEKCLRGEIKADRANWNTSDLTARLSWINWENLGVHPGRRTLLTSLALSSEPMCGAHCGMP encoded by the exons ATGTCGCGAAATCAATTGCCGGATTCGTCTTCATCACCGCCAATaag CCACATGCCGTTCCATAACTTTGATGATGATCTGATAAATGATCTGCCCTCCTGCATCTATGCGGGCCAGCATCAGGGCGGCGGCAACAATGGTGGCGGAGGTGCCGGCGGCCCAGGTGGCAGCTCCGGACTGCGCCTCAACTCGAACAATTTGCGGCACATACAGCAGCATTACATGCAACACGGAGGAG AGAATCTCTTGGACTCCTCGACCAACCCAATGGGTGTGCATCAGTCGAATAGTGCCACGCCCTTGATGTGTaacagtcccagtgccagcagcagtggcggcaacGGGGGCCCTGGaggagccacaggagcaggaggtggaggtgtCGGAGGCGGGGGTTCCAATCCCAACTACGGCTCGGTGGGTGCCACAGCCGCATCCAGCTACAAAATGCAGCGACAGGCGGCCAATGTGCGAGAAAGGAAACGCATCCAGAGGTCCGCACCAACTGGGTACACCAAATG TAGCATCAATTCGGCCTTTGATGAGTTGAGGGTCCATGTGCCCACATTTCCGTATGAGAAGCGACTGAGCAAGATCGACACACTCCGCCTGGCCATTGCGTACATATCGTTGCTGCGCGAGGTGCTGCAGACCGACTACGATCCATTGACCTACGTGGAGAAGTGTCTGCGGGGCGAGATCAAAGCGGATCGCGCCAACTGGAACACGAGTG ATCTCACTGCTCGCCTCTCGTGGATCAACTGGGAGAACCTGGGCGTTCATCCGGGACGTCGCACGCTGCTCACTTCGCTGGCTCTGTCCTCGGAGCCCATGTGTGGTGCCCATTGCGGCATGCCATGA
- the LOC117899800 gene encoding twist-related protein 1 isoform X2, translating into MSRNQLPDSSSSPPISHMPFHNFDDDLINDLPSCIYAGQHQGGGNNGGGGAGGPGGSSGLRLNSNNLRHIQQHYMQHGGENLLDSSTNPMGVHQSNSATPLMCNSPSASSSGGNGGPGGATGAGGGGVGGGGSNPNYGSVGATAASSYKMQRQAANVRERKRIQRSAPTGSINSAFDELRVHVPTFPYEKRLSKIDTLRLAIAYISLLREVLQTDYDPLTYVEKCLRGEIKADRANWNTSDLTARLSWINWENLGVHPGRRTLLTSLALSSEPMCGAHCGMP; encoded by the exons ATGTCGCGAAATCAATTGCCGGATTCGTCTTCATCACCGCCAATaag CCACATGCCGTTCCATAACTTTGATGATGATCTGATAAATGATCTGCCCTCCTGCATCTATGCGGGCCAGCATCAGGGCGGCGGCAACAATGGTGGCGGAGGTGCCGGCGGCCCAGGTGGCAGCTCCGGACTGCGCCTCAACTCGAACAATTTGCGGCACATACAGCAGCATTACATGCAACACGGAGGAG AGAATCTCTTGGACTCCTCGACCAACCCAATGGGTGTGCATCAGTCGAATAGTGCCACGCCCTTGATGTGTaacagtcccagtgccagcagcagtggcggcaacGGGGGCCCTGGaggagccacaggagcaggaggtggaggtgtCGGAGGCGGGGGTTCCAATCCCAACTACGGCTCGGTGGGTGCCACAGCCGCATCCAGCTACAAAATGCAGCGACAGGCGGCCAATGTGCGAGAAAGGAAACGCATCCAGAGGTCCGCACCAACTGG TAGCATCAATTCGGCCTTTGATGAGTTGAGGGTCCATGTGCCCACATTTCCGTATGAGAAGCGACTGAGCAAGATCGACACACTCCGCCTGGCCATTGCGTACATATCGTTGCTGCGCGAGGTGCTGCAGACCGACTACGATCCATTGACCTACGTGGAGAAGTGTCTGCGGGGCGAGATCAAAGCGGATCGCGCCAACTGGAACACGAGTG ATCTCACTGCTCGCCTCTCGTGGATCAACTGGGAGAACCTGGGCGTTCATCCGGGACGTCGCACGCTGCTCACTTCGCTGGCTCTGTCCTCGGAGCCCATGTGTGGTGCCCATTGCGGCATGCCATGA
- the LOC117899800 gene encoding twist-related protein 1 isoform X3, with the protein MSRNQLPDSSSSPPISHMPFHNFDDDLINDLPSCIYAGQHQGGGNNGGGGAGGPGGSSGLRLNSNNLRHIQQHYMQHGGENLLDSSTNPMGVHQSNSATPLMCNSPSASSSGGNGGPGGATGAGGGGVGGGGSNPNYGSVGATAASSYKMQRQAANVRERKRIQSSINSAFDELRVHVPTFPYEKRLSKIDTLRLAIAYISLLREVLQTDYDPLTYVEKCLRGEIKADRANWNTSDLTARLSWINWENLGVHPGRRTLLTSLALSSEPMCGAHCGMP; encoded by the exons ATGTCGCGAAATCAATTGCCGGATTCGTCTTCATCACCGCCAATaag CCACATGCCGTTCCATAACTTTGATGATGATCTGATAAATGATCTGCCCTCCTGCATCTATGCGGGCCAGCATCAGGGCGGCGGCAACAATGGTGGCGGAGGTGCCGGCGGCCCAGGTGGCAGCTCCGGACTGCGCCTCAACTCGAACAATTTGCGGCACATACAGCAGCATTACATGCAACACGGAGGAG AGAATCTCTTGGACTCCTCGACCAACCCAATGGGTGTGCATCAGTCGAATAGTGCCACGCCCTTGATGTGTaacagtcccagtgccagcagcagtggcggcaacGGGGGCCCTGGaggagccacaggagcaggaggtggaggtgtCGGAGGCGGGGGTTCCAATCCCAACTACGGCTCGGTGGGTGCCACAGCCGCATCCAGCTACAAAATGCAGCGACAGGCGGCCAATGTGCGAGAAAGGAAACGCATCCAGAG TAGCATCAATTCGGCCTTTGATGAGTTGAGGGTCCATGTGCCCACATTTCCGTATGAGAAGCGACTGAGCAAGATCGACACACTCCGCCTGGCCATTGCGTACATATCGTTGCTGCGCGAGGTGCTGCAGACCGACTACGATCCATTGACCTACGTGGAGAAGTGTCTGCGGGGCGAGATCAAAGCGGATCGCGCCAACTGGAACACGAGTG ATCTCACTGCTCGCCTCTCGTGGATCAACTGGGAGAACCTGGGCGTTCATCCGGGACGTCGCACGCTGCTCACTTCGCTGGCTCTGTCCTCGGAGCCCATGTGTGGTGCCCATTGCGGCATGCCATGA
- the LOC117897223 gene encoding serine proteinase stubble isoform X1, protein MKQATLTRARHRLRHRRSPTRGEGGAGAAKMCPKRHWLVNKATATAAEKGVKGVKGAAGAGSRRSGRRSLDQIVEVLVALILVNCLVATATAALITPPVLDTDADDADLSGFYRSPHRLEGYQQRSQNFKISPKPCSFGRVEGTCMFVWECIKSEGRHVGMCVDSFMFGSCCTHNYTDNIVLPQTAFSYTRPTKPLTLRPRPPPPAYKPMISGMTTIERPHGAGTLVIRPSGPHHQGTLARPHPPPYQSKPTTSSDLQSAASHPGFSSSSSSSSSPNSIWHTSTQQQQQQQQQQQQHQQNQQNHWQMTTEPSFITRPRPTNGWTKPGIVSLPMPGPRPSKPSKPTKKPIVYERPPPPPSSTTTSTTTTTIQTHPHDHHTQAQGPTRPQLSAGTSLATSSSYPTYSTSKGTTTTRRTTTPAPKTTTTTTTTTRRTTSTTTTRPYQRPTTDSNSSSSSSSSSSTTRSSTSTAKTPTTTRPHTSPSIISSSSSSSSSSQPTHRPILEATSSGGGSGGHGGHIETNEITDSSTHEGAATTTGVTALGHVKTISAARSECGIPTLARPETRIVGGKSAAFGRWPWQVSVRRTSFFGFSSTHRCGGALINENWIATAGHCVDDLLISQIRIRVGEYDFSHVQEQLPYIERGVAKKVVHPKYNFFTYEYDLALVKLEQPLEFAPHVSPICLPETESLLIGMNATVTGWGRLSEGGTLPSVLQEVSVPIVSNDNCKSMFLRAGRQEFIPDIFLCAGYETGGQDSCQGDSGGPLQAKSQDGRFFLAGIISWGIGCAEANLPGVCTRISKFVPWILEHVR, encoded by the exons ATGAAGCAAGCAACTTTAACCAGAGCCAGACACAGACTTAGACACAG AAGAAGCCCGacaagaggagaaggaggagcaggagccgccAAGATGTGTCCCAAACGGCATTGGCTAGTCAAcaaagcaacggcaacggcagcggaaAAGGGAGTAAAGGGAGTAAAAGGAGCTGCGGGCGCAGGCTCCCGGCGTAGCGGACGGAGGAGTCTAGACCAAATAGTAGAAGTATTAGTAGCCTTAATCTTAGTCAATTGCCTTGtggcgacagcaacagcggccCTGATCACGCCACCCGTTCTGGACACGGATGCAGATGATGCTGATCTGTCCGGCTTCTATCGCAGCCCCCACCGACTGGAGGGCTATCAGCAGCGCAGTCAAAACTTCAAGATCAGCCCCAAGCCGTGCTCCTTTGGGCGTGTGGAGGGCACCTGCATGTTCGTGTGGGAGTGCATCAAGAGCGAGGGCCGGCATGTGGGCATGTGCGTGGACTCCTTCATGTTCGGCTCCTGCTGCACGCACAACTACACGGACAACATTGTCCTGCCGCAGACGGCCTTCTCCTACACGAGGCCCACCAAGCCGCTGACACTAAGGCCACGCCCGCCGCCGCCCGCCTACAAGCCGATGATTAG TGGCATGACCACCATTGAGCGTCCACATGGCGCTGGCACATTGGTGATTCGTCCTTCGGGTCCGCATCATCAGGGCACTTTGGCACGGCCACATCCGCCTCCCTATCAGAGCAAGCCCACAACGTCGTCGGATCTGCAGAGTGCCGCCTCGCACCCAGGCTTCAGTtcgagctcgagctcgagctcgagTCCAA ATAGCATTTGGCATACAtcaacccagcagcagcagcagcaacagcaacagcaacagcagcatcaacagaaTCAACAAAATCACTGGCAGATGACCACCGAGCCGAGCTTTATTACCAGGCCGCGACCCACCAACGGCTGGACGAAGCCCGGCATCGTCAGTCTGCCAATGCCCGGTCCACGTCCCTCGAAGCCATCGAAGCCCACAAAGAAACCGATTGTCTACGAGCgtccgccaccgccaccatcgTCCACGACGacatcgacgacgacgacgacgatccAGACACATCCCCATGACCACCATACACAAGCGCAGGGCCCCACCAGGCCGCAG CTGTCGGCGGGCACATCATTAGCTACATCGTCGTCCTACCCAACCTACTCCACGTCGAAGGGTACGACGACAACCAGGAGAACGACCACACCAGCACCgaaaacgacgacgacgacaacgacaacgacgaggagaaccaccagcaccaccacaacaaGGCCCTACCAAAGGCCCACcacagacagcaacagcagcagcagcagcagcagcagcagcagcacaacgaGAAGTTCGACAAGCACTGCCAAGACACCCACCACGACCAGGCCACATACGAGTCCAAGCAtcatctccagcagcagcagcagcagcagcagcagccagcccacGCATCGTCCCATACTGGAGGCCACATCAtctggcggtggcagcggtggtCACGGGGGCCACATTGAAACCAACGAGATAACGGACTCCTCCACACACGAGGgggcggcgacgacgacgggTGTGACGGCGCTGGGGCATGTGAAGACCATTTCGGCGGCACGCAGCG AATGCGGCATCCCGACACTGGCGAGGCCCGAGACTCGGATTGTGGGCGGCAAGAGTGCGGCCTTCGGTCGTTGGCCCTGGCAGGTGTCGGTGCGACGCACCTCCTTCTTTGGCTTCTCCAGCACCCATCGGTGCGGTGGCGCTTTGATCAACGAGAATTGGATAGCCACAGCTGGTCACTGTGTAGACGA CCTGCTCATCTCGCAGATACGCATCCGCGTGGGCGAATACGACTTCTCGCATGTGCAGGAACAGCTGCCCTACATAGAGCGCGGTGTGGCCAAGAAGGTGGTCCATCCGAAGTACAACTTCTTTACGTACGAGTACGATCTGGCGCTGGTCAAGCTGGAGCAGCCGCTCGAATTTGCTCCGCATGTCAGTCCCATTTGTCTGCCCGAGACGGAGAGCCTTCTAATTGGCATGAATGCCACGGTCACCGGCTGGGGTCGGCTCAGCGAGGGCGGCACCCTGCCCTCGGTACTCCAAGAG GTCTCTGTTCCTATTGTGAGCAACGACAATTGCAAGTCCATGTTTTTGCGCGCCGGACGACAGGAGTTCATTCCGGACATCTTCCTGTGTGCGGGCTACGAGACGGGCGGCCAGGACTCTTGTCAGGGCGACTCCGGTGGACCGCTGCAG GCCAAGTCACAGGATGGTCGCTTCTTTCTCGCCGGCATCATCTCGTGGGGCATTGGCTGCGCGGAGGCGAATCTGCCGGGTGTGTGCACGCGCATATCCAAGTTTGTGCCCTGGATACTGGAGCATGTCAGATGA
- the LOC117899799 gene encoding growth hormone-regulated TBC protein 1-A yields MDATASSKFSDVDEYGFKRGQNFDYRNYSKFMDGYLKTLTRRRMKWEAILQQNPDLSQVDAKLKRYIRKGIPGPYRPDVWMKISGAAAEQRRAPNLYRSLLNSETFDKEISDSISIDLPRTFPDNIHFDTKKQRLYNILIAYAHHNRDVGYCQGLNYIAGLLLIVTEDEEKSFWLLKHIVENIVPQYHSHNMSNLLRDLAVFRELVIRRVPAVNRHVDNLGLPYPVIASKWFICIFAEVLPVETVLRIWDCVFAEGYKIVFRAALAMFVTHKTSILACDDIAALANHFRDIMIQDSIVTDCHGFIESMFALRLKRSELESLRKVAVLNPA; encoded by the exons ATGGATGCTACCGCAAGTTCAAAGTTCAG CGATGTGGACGAGTATGGCTTCAAACGCGGCCAAAACTTCGACTACAGGAACTATTCCAAGTTCATGGATGGCTACCTAAAGACGCTGACACGACGCCGCATGAAATGGGAGGCGATACTGCAGCAGAACCCAGATCTCAGCCAGGTGGATGCTAAGCTAAAGCGATACATACGCAAGGGCATACCCGGCCCCTACCGTCCCGATGTCTGGATGAAGATATCGGGCGCCGCAGCCGAACAAAGGCGGGCGCCCAATCTATATCGCAGTCTGTTGAACAGCGAAACCTTCGACAAGGAAATCAGCGATTCCATATCAATCGATCTACCTCGTACGTTTCCCGACAATATCCACTTTGACACGAAGAAGCAGCGCCTGTACAACATCCTCATCGCCTATGCGCACCACAATCGCGATGTGGGCTACTGCCAGGGCCTTAACTACATTGCCGGGCTGCTGCTCATCGTCACCGAGGACGAGGAGAAGTCCTTCTGGCTGCTCAAGCATATCGTGGAGAATATTGTGCCACAGTATCACTCTCATAACATGTCCAATCTGCTCAGAGACCTTGCCGTATTTCGGGAGCTCGTGATTCGGCGTGTGCCCGCTGTCAATCGGCATGTGGACAATTTGG GTCTTCCGTATCCTGTCATTGCCAGCAAGTGGTTCATCTGCATATTCGCGGAGGTGCTGCCCGTGGAGACGGTGCTGCGCATCTGGGATTGTGTGTTTGCCGAGGGCTACAAGATCGTTTTTCGTGCTGCCCTGGCCATGTTTGTCACCCACAAAACCAGCATTCTGGCCTGCGACGATATTGCCGCCTTGGCCAATCACTTTCGCGACATCATGATCCAGGACAGCATTGTGACGGACTGCCATGGCTTCATTGAGTCCATGTTTGCATTACGCTTGAAACGCAGCGAACTGGAGAGCCTTCGGAAAGTGGCAGTGCTGAACCCCGCATAA
- the LOC117897224 gene encoding MICOS complex subunit MIC27 — MLRKATMGLLAAAAVKAAPEPPKATQPKKDEDCSLVCRPSELPIYGTLRKTQPTKERHTPRESALERNLQTGVRTVREEVQAGYRAVADQAGIIGTYVDTAKAHTQHTLDILNEPQNSLHRSGAIVVGGLAGFIFAARGGFVKKVIYTGIGSGAVASLCYPRQAEENCRVVLHEGRRIFAVAYNFIKGVKPGEEVPIEPIQKFPTSLQDLKYLALDLIDEAKEVVFPKKK, encoded by the exons ATGCTGCGAAAAGCCACGATGGGACTCCTGGCAGCCGCTGCGGTAAAGGCAGCACCCGAACCGCCCAAAGCCACACAACCAAAGAAGGATGAGGATTGTTCACTCGTGTGCCGTCCCAGCGAATTGCCCATCTACGGCACCCTGCGCAAGACACA GCCCACAAAGGAGCGTCACACTCCGAGAGAATCGGCGCTGGAAAGGAATCTGCAGACTGGAGTGCGGACCGTGCGGGAGGAGGTGCAGGCTGGCTACCGGGCCGTGGCTGACCAGGCTGGCATCATCGGCACATACGTGGACACGGCGAAGGCCCACACGCAGCACACCCTCGACATCCTGAACGAGCCACAGAACTCGCTCCATCGCAGCGGCGCCATTGTGGTGGGCGGTCTGGCCGGTTTCATCTTTGCCGCCCGCGGCGGCTTTGTCAAGAAGGTGATCTACACTGGCATTGGCTCCGGAGCGGTTGCCTCCTTGTGCTATCCCCGCCAGGCGGAGGAGAACTGTCGCGTGGTGCTGCACGAGGGCCGCAGGATCTTTGCCGTCGCCTACAACTTCATTAAGGGCGTGAAACCCGGCGAGGAGGTGCCCATTGAGCCCATCCAGAAGTTCCCCACCTCGCTGCAGGACCTCAAGTACCTGGCCCTCGACCTGATCGATGAGGCCAAGGAGGTGGTCTTTCCCAAGAAGAAGTAA